From the genome of Vairimorpha necatrix chromosome 8, complete sequence:
AGAATACAAGATAATATAAACTCTATATCTTCTATATCTCTAAAcaagatataaaatctataagatatattatatatcttATACTTCTTAAAGATACATCTATCAGTATTAATATCTCCTAGTGTCAACTTCTTATGTCTTGATATATTATGACTTGATATATTATGACTTGATATATTCCCTTTTTGATCTACTAAGAGTGTCTCTGCTTTTATACTCAGAtttcttaatttattatttcttaagTCACAGAAGACTAAAGGCTTATCATAAGAAACAGAAGAAAGGAAATTTGATCTGAGATTTaaataagataaatttaaagaattaagATTTAAAGAACTAATGAATTGATTATTAATAGTCAACTTATTAATTAACGAAAAAGATATTGAATTATCTAATAGATACATGCTATTTGTATAAGATATTGAATTATTATATGATACATTATCTAATAATGCATATTTGGTGGTAGATATTATTCGGTAggatataaagaaatacaTTTCTCCTtcataataatatattagatCATAAATTGAGAATCTCTTCATTCTCCCATCTCTAATTATGTACAGATCTCTAGTGCTTATTTCTCCCGGGCTTATCTCTTTTAAGATGTACTCCCCAGAAGGATATTCAATGATGAGCTGGATCTTGTCAAGATCCACAGGGTGCATTTCTCTAGTGTACTTGTATTTGATGACCAGtctatttttagaattagAAGTAGATTTGTACAAAGTAAGAATATTCTGCATAATCAAGggtaaaagaaaaaaagaagaaaaatatattcatttaGTTTAAGAGACTAGACGAAGTAGGGCAATAATTTAGAGATGATATAAACAAGGGATTTGAGATTTGTTATAGttctaatatattataacactgtaataatatattatgatattctaataatatattatgaaggatttatatattacgacagtattaataatatattatgacattcttatatattattactgttctaataatatattactATTTTATAGATCTCCTTAAATTGCAACCTATAAAATGAGATTTAGTCTGTCAAATATGAAGTCATTCCATCAAATGAGATTCTGcattttatcaaatatgTAAGATTCTAATCAAATATGTAAGATTCTAATCATGTGAGTTCATCCCCTTTTCTTTCTGTTCCTTTTCTatgtgatttttttatcccTTTATGAATTGGTTCTCTACTACCCTCATCAAGTCCCTCTTGTGTCTCGGTCTACACACTTGTCTCTTCTATTTCTCTCCATCTTACTTCTCTTTCTATCTCATCCTCtctcttcttcttcttaaTATCTTCTTCATCTCATtcatcaaatataaatctgACATCTTCAGATCTAGATTCCTGAGGAAGCAATATAGACCATCTTGTACCTTATTAGTCACTGTATATAGTCTAGAATTATCTATTACTACTATATTCTACTATTATAATACTAATATAATATGTATAATACTAAATTACAGTATACTGGGAATAAGTTATATATACAGAAATAGTAGAGGGAGGAAGACGAGTCCACTAGAAAGAAATGAAGAGTTCTTTAAAATAGCCTTCTTGACAGAGAATTATGAAGTAAATGATaagattataaagaaaGGGGAAGTGGTACAAATAGTGGATAAGAAAGGGGAGAATGTATTAATAAGGAATAGTACAGGGCAGAAGTATATAATACCAAGTAAAATAGTGAATGATGATATAGACCTCATACTATaagcaaataaatttaaacattaGTATTtagattatatatttagttttatatatttataatatatatttagattataggtataatattatttaagttagatttatattaatatagaTAAACTATGagtaaaacaaatataacaTACTAACATAATATAACATatcaatatttaaacataataaaacataataaaacttaATCTTACATATtagaatatattaattattgtAGTTTATTCAAGTAATATTCCCTCAAATGTATCTACAAACCACTTCTGAGCATCTTCTTTACTTATCTTCTGCTTATTCCCTATCTTACTTCTAAACCTCTTTCTCTTACTGACTCGATCTCCTGGTCTCTTCAAATcaacataaaaattcatcCCATAAATCCCTATATCTGGATCATATTTCATACCCAAATCAATATGCTCATTAATACCAAGTCCAAAACACCCTGTCTGATTAAAACAATCTTTACTCAATTCATATTCTCTAACTTTAAGTGCTTTCTTAAGTATCTCCATAGCTTTATCTCCAGAGACATTCACATGGACACTTATCTTCTCATTACGTCTTATACCAAAATTCCTGAGTGTGTATCTGGCTTTAGAAAACAAACAATCTTGGGATGTGAGTTGTTTGAGAACTTTGGCGGCATTGTTTAAACGGGTGGATGAACCGCCACCAACGTTGATGACTATGGAGagttttttgatttttatttctcgCATTGGattaattttcatttttttggggtcaaaaaaaaaacagcataaaaaaagagaagaaaaaatggTCAAATATGTATAAAGTACTCTATACATATTCTAAACActttataaagaatataggcataaaaaaagaaaagtaAATGGGCAAATATGTATAAAGTACTTTATACAGATTCTAAACActttataaagaatatatgcataaaaaaagaaaagaaaaatggTCAAATATGTATAAAGTACTTTATACATATTCTAAACActttataaagaataaaaagataataacAGAATGTTACACGATTATTCAAAATATGAAGATTTTAATACTTAATTGTAGAAAGATCAACTACAATAGCTTGTCTTTTCTTATGATAACTTACAAAAGTTTAGTATAGACTTGGGAAATAATATTGACGACTAATATCTTCTAACAAAGATGTGTAAAATCTTATAAATTGAGACACAAATATGTGTCATCTATCTTTAATTTGTTGTACTAGATAACACTTTGACAActgtaaataaaataagtgAAAAGGCCTTTTCTGGTTCTACTGAACATTagtttaattatttatagagACAAActatttgataaaaaaaagacatGAACTTCAAAATAGTATTTTGCattgaaataaaatgatttaaaattggGTAAATACAAGATCCTTATGAAACTAATTTATAGGTCATATTTtgtatcaaaaaaataaattaacaCTTAGAATCGCATTCAAATTACGACATACATTAAAATAACAGACTTGAAGTAACATCACAAgtgaatttttcaaaatgtCCTAGACATGATAAGACGATTTGAGAAACGGacaagataaaaaacatgaCTAAGTATcgaagtaaattttttaattcaaatttttgaCCGTATCAAAAggtaaaatttaatttgttcgtttagaaaaaacaaattcaaACAAACACGAATtatcaaacaaaaaataagaaaaatttttaaaaattcgaaaatttaaatatgtttttttcagTACTAGTAAAAATCatagaataaattttactcATAGtttaaatcatttataCACTTTTCTGtgtaaaatttcaatatattaattttttgtgaCATGAGATGATTTTATACGTCAAATTGGTTTAAAGCGCtgtattaaattataaataatatagtaAGTATTAGATTACACttatcattattttttagttgaagaaatattatcaacaattaaatttcataataaatatttaattatcaatttcactttttatataacattataaataaaatgtttcaGATTATTCTTGATGAAAGTACGAATATTAATCATAAgtaatgatttaaaaaacttgcATTTTCAATtgagaaaaattaaaatgaaatgtTGTGTActaaaattgtttaatatGATCAATTACAAGAAGTTATCAAGATACATGAGCTAGATAGTTGCATGTTAAAACATCTGATCaggtttattttattttttaaaaaatatattttattcagtattttttgtattaataattacaatgtttaaaaatctataaaacaaaatgaagaaaacaGTATTATCAATAATCATCAAGCCTAGTATCATCAAAACTcatacaataaatatagaCTTGAGTATAAACATTCTTATCAAGattaaatatgttataaaaatatacagaTGCTTAAACATAACGATTAAAAAAGAccacaagaaaaaaatattgtaaacaaaaaaaaatattttatgaaatgTTTATAATGTGATTATATATCGATTTATATACTTCTTTTGTatcatttctttttttcccTCCAAAAAACACCCTTTtagaaaacaaattaaaaaagtttattggtaaaaaaacaaaataaaacaaaaaaatgcatatatttaaaaaaatcaacatTACCCCCAATGTTGCAATCAAGCTATGTGTTTTCTGATGTTTTAAACTTCTGGAGAAACAAAGAAGCACTACAGTGTAACAAGACGAATTATATTATCGACAATTATTCAGATGACGTGAGGGCGTCGTCTGATGATAAAATTGTCGATTTGCCTACAGAAAAGGTTGTATTCAGCCATTCTTCAGTTGACGTGGGGGCGTCGACTGAAGAAGAAAGTGTTGAAGAGAATCAAGAAGACTTGGTGGAAAATGTAGATATGAAGAATGATGAGGCGAAGGAGAATAGTGAAAGCATGGAAGATTTGGCCGAGGAGGGCCATATAGAAGAAGAGGGGAAAATGGGGGAGGACCCTATAAGTTTAGGAGAAGGATCAGAGGGGTTTGAGGGGAGTGATGGCATTTTTATGCCAAAAATCTTCTTCAAAGAGAGAGATGTCGAGGGGAACgagaaaataattaaaagcGAAGAACTTACAGAAGAAGATCTGAAGAGAATAGGCGATCAAATTTCCGATCTCTATTCTCTCCATCTTCTGGAAGTGGGTTTTAAAAGGATGAGGGAGGCGGAAGAGAACTATAATAAGTCATGGAGAGGGAGAATATATAATGCAATAGGAAGACATTTCTGTTGTTTTGTGGAGAATGACGAAGATTCCGAAGACATGGAGGACGAGTtcgattaaaaaaattaatatttaaacttcttttctttgtttttatttttattatctgcataattatttttttttataatgtcAAAAACGagaattcttttatataattttattacaacATGCTTTTTAACGCAATGCCTCCctgttttatatatttgttacaaaataaaatattaattgtGATCTAATAGCAGCCACACATAGCGTCCAATAAATAGCAAACGAAAGATGTCAGGCGACAGATCTCCATTGGTACTAAGATTACCCTGGAGATCTGAGAACACCATTCTGTGAGCATTCTCCCTCTTcccaaatataatttttggaGGGGAAATCGGGATATTTCCCTcctaaaattataaagaaaac
Proteins encoded in this window:
- a CDS encoding putative high osmolarity signaling protein — protein: MNWFSTTLIKSLLCLGLHTCLFYFSPSYFSFYLILSLLLLNIFFISFIKYKSDIFRSRFLRKQYRPSCTLLVTVYSLELSITTIFYYYNTNIICIILNYSILGISYIYRNSRGRKTSPLERNEEFFKIAFLTENYEVNDKIIKKGEVVQIVDKKGENVLIRNSTGQKYIIPSKIVNDDIDLIL
- a CDS encoding ribosomal protein uL5, which gives rise to MKINPMREIKIKKLSIVINVGGGSSTRLNNAAKVLKQLTSQDCLFSKARYTLRNFGIRRNEKISVHVNVSGDKAMEILKKALKVREYELSKDCFNQTGCFGLGINEHIDLGMKYDPDIGIYGMNFYVDLKRPGDRVSKRKRFRSKIGNKQKISKEDAQKWFVDTFEGILLE